In the genome of Drosophila pseudoobscura strain MV-25-SWS-2005 chromosome 3, UCI_Dpse_MV25, whole genome shotgun sequence, one region contains:
- the LOC4804627 gene encoding uncharacterized protein: MKYYPDGEAWFYVDRPSCMTSYQKYPKWHSWKLQQRSINRVMHYWRDTDGVKMAEVKRADLYFTNWPKSRIRPQACLGMLYATGFRFIRLSKAPPAGFKCAPLPINLAAARIVKVNLAKKRKADKKAAKKAKAEAKKAKQEAKLANKGKKGKPGELKPKVIKTYENVDK, encoded by the exons ATGAAGTACTATCCCGATGGGGAGGCCTGGTTCTACGTCGACAGACCCAGCTGCATGACCAGCTACCAGAAGTACCCCAAGTGGCACAGCtggaagctgcagcagcgaaGCATCAACCGCGTGATGCATTACTGGCGCGACACGGACGGCGTCAAGATGGCGGAGGTTAAGCGGGCTGATCTGTACTTCACGAACTGGCCCAAGAGCCGCATCCGGCCGCAGGCCTGCCTGGGGATGCTCTATGCCACCGGTTTCCGGTTCATCCGCCTGAGCAAGGCACCGCCGGCGGGCTTCAAGTGTGCCCCGCTGCCCATCAACCTGGCCGCCGCTCGGATAGTCAAGG TGAACCTGGCCAAGAAGCGCAAGGCTGATAAGAAGGCCGCCAAGAAGGCCAAGGCGGAGGCAAAGAAGGCCAAGCAGGAGGCGAAGTTGGCTAACAAGGGCAAGAAGGGCAAGCCGGGTGAACTAAAACCGAAGGTCATCAAAACCTATGAAAATGttgataaataa
- the LOC4804628 gene encoding uncharacterized protein: MHKLPQKLKNEDRQSFVATRMSVPLFMLSRNRIREDELPQLKSQFKLAGKHYNQDCKKENRGEGASKATFDHYRHVTGYDKQPKNPYPERRSLRIDRTMTTWKGWQLPPNHYGVPPVPYLRKKGSKGTTFAKQHTNHARVSTKPPPFKFYDLPSEIERLFKRDNLQKGIFLSNARDRPATTRFMVSSETGCWRNPADPGPADTHSNIHEVQKNMVPVTKTARPNPHLFLRQSCVPTKPSFMMRRHITFEPGPGRYGTSYATSCPCPSGKISKPGLQLLIDEQKRLKFRRLPYKRIKKERYCDPDWRHVQGGGHQHIFLMSEKDKPKPKKKDAIAKKEAKKPEKNLTLFADAKYVNMVTNPLHIPMSVRSFPVPEYVPKIVYNCVAKRAVRKQLKNNKKIAFNSGQERWKDAERPLQLTARQLEAIKESLPEDRRLIDRPVVLPSTEITGKLFHVPDHQKVTFMPKLRKRLFKFLPIPGAKVLVTDGDIRPNIVFDPDHPSGLYRKRLDETKFFKDSVLKLLAEKRSTADLATATSMVSMASHVTHVGEDEENEATEAVQAVPAVQATEATEVTDQRPGTVVGFTEKENRSSALSASKARSGSASKEPARAGSGSKEAARSGSASKGAAADAPSDG, from the exons ATGCATAAGCTACCCCAGAAACTGAAAAATGAGGATCGGCAGAGCTTCGTGGCCACGCGGATGAGTGTGCCGCTCTTCATGCTGTCAC GCAATCGCATCAGGGAGGATGAATTGCCGCAGCTCAAGAGCCAATTCAAGTTGGCTGGAAAGCACTACAATCAGGATTGCAAGAAGG AGAATCGTGGTGAAGGCGCCAGCAAGGCCACCTTTGACCACTATCGGCACGTCACGGGCTATGACAAGCAGCCAAAGAACCCGTATCCGGAGCGTCGCAGCCTGCGCATTGACCGTACCATGACCACGTGGAAGGGATGGCAGCTGCCACCGAATCACTACGGGGTGCCTCCGGTGCCCTACCTCAGGAAGAAGGGCTCCAAGGGAACGACGTTCGCCAAGCAGCACACAAATCACGCACGCGTCTCGACAAAGCCGCCTCCATTCAAATTCTACGATCTTCCGTCGGAAATCGAGCGTCTGTTTAAGCGGGACAATCTGCAGAAAGGGATCTTCCTATCGA ATGCCCGCGATCGTCCAGCGACCACCCGTTTCATGGTCTCCAGTGAGACGGGCTGCTGGCGTAACCCCGCCGATCCGGGGCCCGCCGACACCCACTCGAACATCCACGAGGTGCAGAAGAACATGGTGCCGGTCACGAAGACTGCTCGCCCCAATCCGCACCTATTCCTGCGCCAATCGTGCGTCCCCACGAAGCCCAGCTTTATGATGCGGCGCCACATAACCTttgagccagggccaggacgtTACGGCACCAGCTACGCGACCAGCTGTCCTTGTCCGTCGGGAAAGATAAGCAAGCCGGGCCTGCAGCTTCTGATTGACGAGCAAAAGCGCCTGAAGTTCCGTCGCTTGCCGTACAAGCGGATCAAGAAGGAACGCTACTGCGATCCCGATTGGCGTCACGTCCAGGGTGGGGGCCACCAGCACATCTTCCTCATGAGCGAGAAAGacaagccaaagccgaagaaGAAGGACGCCATCGCGAAGAAGGAGGCCAAGAAGCCGGAGAAGAACCTCACCCTTTTCGCTGATGCCAAGTACGTAAATATGGTGACCAATCCCCTGCACATTCCCATGTCGGTGCGGAGTTTCCCGGTGCCCGAGTACGTGCCAAAGATCGTCTACAACTGCGTGGCCAAGCGGGCGGTGCGAAAGCAGCTgaagaacaacaagaagatCGCCTTCAACAGCGGCCAGGAGCGTTGGAAGGACGCCGAACGCCCACTCCAGCTGACGGCACGCCAGTTGGAGGCTATCAAGGAGAGCCTGCCCGAGGATAGGCGCCTCATTGATCGCCCCGTGGTGCTGCCCTCCACGGAGATCACCGGCAAGCTCTTCCACGTCCCCGACCACCAGAAGGTCACCTTCATGCCCAAGCTGCGCAAGCGTCTGTTCAAGTTCCTTCCGATTCCCGGGGCCAAGGTCCTTGTCACCGATGGGGATATACGGCCCAACATTGTCTTCGATCCCGATCACCCCTCCGGCTTGTACCGCAAGAGGCTGGACGAGACGAAGTTCTTCAAGGACTCGGTACTAAAGCTCCTGGCCGAAAAGAGAAGCACAGCAGAtctggcaacggcaacgagcATGGTGAGCATGGCCTCCCACGTAACGCATGTCGGGGAAGACGAGGAGAACGAGGCCACTGAGGCCGTTCAGGCCGTTCCGGCCGTTCAGGCCACCGAAGCCACGGAGGTGACTGATCAGCGGCCAGGGACGGTAGTCGGCTTTACCGAGAAGGAGAACAGGTCGTCGGCTCTCTCCGCTTCTAAAGCTCGTTCTGGGTCCGCCTCCAAGGAGCCAGCTCGTGCTGGGTCCGGTTCCAAAGAAGCAGCTCGTTCCGGCTCCGCTTCCAagggagctgctgctgatgctcccTCCGACGGCTGA